The following is a genomic window from Bacillus sp. FJAT-52991.
TTGTATACATTAGAAATTATGAGTGAGTTGAAAAATATGCCACTTGAAGGGTTGAAGGTCATTGTTCAAGGATTTGGTAATGTCGGTGGCTACTTAGCTCACTTTTTACATGAAATGGGCGTGAAGGTAGTAGGTATTGCGGATGCTTTAGGTGCTATTTATGATCCTGAAGGTCTGGATATTCCTTATTTACTTGAACGACGCGATTCATTTGGAATCGTGACAGGTTTATTCGACAACGTTATTACAAATGAAGAATTACTAGAAAAAGAGTGCGATGTATTAATTCCAGCAGCGATTGGTGGAGTAATTACAGAGGAAAATGCTGATCGGATCAATTGTAAATTTATTGTAGAAGCAGCGAATGGTCCAACGACGAAAGAGGCGATTCAAATTCTTGATCAACGTGGCATTTCAGTCGTTCCAGATATATTAGCCAACTCTGGCGGGGTCATTGTTTCCTATTTTGAATGGTGTCAAAATAACCAAGGTTTTTACTGGACAAAAGAAGTCGTGGAAGAGCGTTTAAAAGAGAAAATACATGCGAGCTTTTTAAATATTCAACAAACGTCTGAGCGTTTTGGTGTGTCGATGAAAATAGCTGCCTATATGGAAGGTATTAGTAAGATGACTGAAGCTTCTCGTTTACGAGGATGGATTAACTTTTAAGAGAAGAGCATGACATGAGGAGAAGATCCACATTTTGAGAGTTGAAGATTTGAAGGCAAAAGGAATAATTGTGATTGGGAAATCATATGGTAAGAAGGCTGAAGGCGAAGCAGAGAGTCCAGCAACAACAAAGTGTGGGATCTTGGGTGGGATTGGGATAATTAATGCTGAAAAAAGGAGATGAGTACTAATGTTTGAGGAGATGATTACAAGTCCTTATGAAGGAATCATTCATGAGGTTCTGATTAGCAAAGATGCACGAATCTATGAATGGGAACCACTATTTTTAATTAAAGATGAAACTGGGGAGCTTTTTTCTCTGAAAATGGGAGTGAGCGGGGAAATTCAGTCATTAGAAGTTGAAAAAGGAGACAAAGTCATCCCTGGAATGGTACTCGCCTTTGTAAAAGAAGAACTTGTTATTAGTGCATGTGATTAAATTAAATACCTTAAAAAAAGAAGATGGAGAGCCATCTTCTTTTTTGATTATTATTTGTATATTCTAAATAATTAATATTATGATAAAATTTTGTTAAAATAATAAGTAGGCAAAAAAGGGAAGGGAGGAAGGCTTGTGTTTAACATCAATGAAGAGAAAGTAAAGCCACTCATCACAATAGCTATGGAAGATCAGACAAACGACGATGATATTGATGTCAGTGGAATAAAAGAACCATATGTGTTTATCACGGAGCAAAATAAATTAATTAGTTATGTTCATCTAAAAAGTAATCGCTTAGCTCATAAAGGTCGAATAAAATTTCAGACGCTAATGAATGAGTCTGTTTCGATTGATAAAATATATCAGGTAAATAAAACGATTTCTTTACCCGTCATTTTTCAAGTGATAGGTGAGCTACTGACAATTATTCTTAATGACCAAGGGGAACCGATCGGGTATTTAAAACGTGAGGAACTATTAGCAGAATTGTTCAAGCAAGAAGATCAAAGTGTGAATTTAATTCAAACTTTGTTGACGTCCATTCCAATGGGGATGTTTGTTGTAGATCGGGAGAAGAACATTATTAACTGTAATGATGCGGGATTGAAAATGATTAAGTCCACTTCTGAAAAAGTAATGAATCAATCAGCTCAATCTATTTTTCATGCGGCGCATATTGAAAGTGTGTTCGCGACAGGAAAAACGGTTTTGAACCAAGTCCAATTGACAGACGAAATGGGTGTATTATTAGATTATTGTCCCATCTTGAATCAAGATCACGAGATAGAGGGGATGTTGATCGTCGTTCAAGATATTCCTAAAATTGAAGAAATGGCGATGGAAATAGAAGATATTAAAAATTTAAATACTGATTTAAACGCTATTTTATCAACGATTTACGATGAAATATTAGTAGTGAATCATAAAGGAGAACTCATTCGTTACAGTGAAAACATCATCCCTGATTTTTGGGGCACTGATTTACAAGAACTACTTGGGAAGAATCTTTCCCAGTTAGAAGAACAAGGATTATTTAGTCCGTCTGTCACAAGGCTAGTGCTAGAACGAAAGAAAAAAGTATCGATTGTCCAAGAGGCGAAAAATGGAAGAAAGGTTCTCGCTGTAGGAAATCCGGTCTTTAATGAAAAGGGAGAAATCGACCGTATTATTGTTGCCTCAAGGGACATTACTGAAACAACAAGATTAAAAAGTGAACTGAAGGAAATAAAGAAAATCTCTGAGCAGTATAAAAAAGAGTTAGATAGTTTTAAAAACCAAGATCGTACGCTGAAAAAGCTAATGTACCGCAGTCCAAAAATGGAAAAGATCGTGATGCAAGTAAAGAAAATTGCTGAATTCTCCTCGACCGTCTTAATTACCGGAGAATCGGGTTCAGGAAAAGAAGTCATTGCTCAGGCAATTCATCAGCTCGGCAGAAGGTCACATAAACCATTTTTGAAATTAAATTGTGGAGCTATTCCAGAGAATTTGTTAGAAAGTGAACTTTTCGGCTACTCGAAAGGAGCTTTCACAGGTGCGGATAAAGAAGGAAAAGATGGCTATTTTAAAATGGCGGATCAAGGAGTATTGTTTCTCGATGAGATCGGTGAGATGCCGTTGCATTTGCAAGTGAAATTATTGAGGGTGCTTCAAGAACAAGAAGTCATCCCTGTCGGAAGTACAGTTGCAGAAAAAGTAGACGTTCAAATTATTGCGGCGACGAATAAAAAACTTGAAAAAATGGTTGAGCAAGGAACCTTTAGAGAGGATTTATTCTATCGGCTCAATGTGATCCCGGTCCATATTCCTCCATTAAGAGAGCGAACGGAGGATATTTCGGTATTAGCTTTTCATTTTCTCCAGCAATTGAATGATAAATACGATAAAAACTTTCATTTAACGCCCGATGCCGTCAATGTATTAGAATTTTATTCTTGGCCGGGTAACGTACGTGAATTACAAAATATCATTGAAAGACTTGTTGTTTCCTCTGACGAATCGACGATCGATGCTGAATTTGTTAGCCAATTTTTGTCGCTTGGTTATGATTTTAAGAAATCGAAGCCGATCATTACAAGAGTGATTCCATTGCAGGAAGCGCTAGATGATGTAGAAGAGCAATTAATTACGCTAGCCATGAAACAATATAAAACAACAACGAAAGCAGCGAAAGCTCTAGGTGTGAGTCAGTCATCTGTCAGTCGAAAGTATCAAAAAATTATGGAGAAAAAAAACCCTCTCTATATGAATTAGTATAGCAAGCTAGTAACATAGAAAAAACTTAAACGGTAGTCAAAGAGACTTGGAGAGATCCAGTCTCTTTTTGGTTGTTTCAGCCGATTTTGATAACTAACGGATTTTATCCCGCATTAACGGGCTGTAAGACCCCCACCTCAACATGGCAGAAGAAGCGTAGACGTGTAGGCGGGGATCAACAGCCCGAATCCAGCTGCGGGCGTTAGAGGCTCGAGGTCACAAGTCAAATCGCTGATGAGGCAAAGAACGTCTCTTCAGCGATTCGTCTTGTGCTTGTCGCCTCTGAACGAACGCCCTCCGCTTTTTAAAGTAAACGCCCGATCCGTTCGGGCCTGCACGATGCAGGTTACAAAGGCGTTGCAACAGGACGTTGCGACTTTAGCCTTTGTTCCTCTTTTCATCAGCGAGGGATGAAGAAAACCCCCACTGATTGAAGTTTCATTTTATTTAAAATAGCATACATTATGCATAAATGAATAGGTATGCAAATACTTCTTGATGTTAAAGTTTTCATAAAAAGCGAACCAAGAGCCATAGTCACGGCGTTTTTTGTGAAAAATCTTAATTTTAGAAAATTGGCACGATAGTTGCATTATATAAGACAAGAACATAAGCAAAGGAGATGGGTACATGTTAGATACACAAAAGCAAGCAACTACTAAAGGTGAAAAAACTCTTGATTTGAAAATGCATATCAATGGTGAGTGGAAAGATGGAAGCGATAACAAAACACGTGAAGTCATCAATCCAGCGACTGGTGAAGTAATTGCTCACGCAGCAGAAGGAACAGTAGAAGATGCTAGACAAGCAATCGCTGTTGCTAAGGCAACTTTTGAAAGCGGTGTCTGGTCAGACCTTCCAACTGTAGAGCGTGCAGCTTATTTATATAAAATTGCAGATAAAATTGATGAAAAAGCGGAAGAGCTTGCTCAGCTTGAAACGATGAATAACGGAAAGCCTTTACGCGAAGCTGGATTTGACATGGGCGATGCGGCAGCTTGCTTTAGATATTATGCAGGTATGATTACACAGCCTGACGGTCAAACATACCATGTAGCAGATCCAATGCAAGCAATGGTTGTTAGAGAGCCTGTTGGTGTTTGTGGATTAATCGTTCCTTGGAACTTCCCTCTTTTAATGAGTGTATGGAAAATTGCTCCGGCTCTAGCAGCAGGTAACACGGTTGTCTTTAAACCATCTGAAGTAACGCCAGTAACACCAACAAAATTAATAGAAATTATCGAAGAAGCAGGAGTACCAAAAGGTGTTATTAATATGGTTCATGGAGCAGGACCTGTCGTAGGTAATGAAATTGCTGCTCATAAAGACGTTGACATGGTGTCGTTTACTGGCGGAACAAAAACTGGTAAGCACATTATGAAAACGGCAGCAGATACAATGAAGAAAATTTCACTAGAGCTTGGCGGTAAATCACCGAATATCATCTTTGCTGATGCTGACTTTGAAGTAGCCGTTGACTATGCATTATTTGGTATTTATTGTGGCGCCGGTCAAGTGTGTTCAGCTGGTTCTAGAATTTTAGTTGAAGAAAGCATTTATGATAAGTTTGTTGAACGTTTTGTTGAACGCGCGAAGCAAATTCAGGTAGGATCAGGTCTAGATGAAGAAACAGAAATGGGTCCATTAGTGAGTAAACAACATATGGAAAAAGTATTGGGTTATATCGAGATTGGAAAAGAAGAAGGAGCTCGCTTAGTTTGCGGTGGAGAGCGCTTAACTGAAAATGGACTTGAAAATGGCTATTTTGTGGCTCCAACTGTTTTCGCAGATACAACACAAGATATGAGAATCGTTCAAGAAGAAATTTTTGGCCCGGTAGTAGCGATCCAAAAATTCAGCAATGAAGAAGAGGCGATCCGTTTAGCGAATGGTACAGATTACGGTTTAGCTGGAGCGGTCTTTACAATCGATGGAGCGAAAGCAATGCGTGTGATTAAAAAGCTTCGCGCAGGGATCACATGGATCAACTCTTATCACCCAACATATAACGAAGCGCCATGGGGTGGCTATAAACAAAGTGGTGTAGGTCGAAGCTTAGGAACGTTCGGTTTAGAAGAATTTCAAGAAATCAAACAAATCAATATCAATATGCAAGTAGAAGAAACAGGCTGGTTTAAAAACTAATATCTTTTAAAAAATAGGAGTGGACAATCAATGACAACTGAACTGAAAAATACTGTAAATAACGAGCAACAAGTCTCTGAGTATATTAATAAAGTTTTATCAATGATTGAAAAAGAAGAAGTTACACAAGAGGAAGCACAATGGGTAATAAAAGAAACGGTCGATGGTTTCCGTGATCACGTAAATCCAGGCTTCCTAGCTTATCGTAAAACCGTTACTGAAGGCGGTCAATTCGCTGCAGTTGAATGGTCTGATGGCGGATCTTGCTTTAAAGATATTAATGGAAAAACATATATTGACTGTTTAGGCGGATTCGGTATTTACAACGTTGGACACCGTAATCCTAAAGTCGTAAAAGCGGTAACAGATCAGTTAAATCGTCAAGCTCTTCATAGCCAAGACTTATTAGATCCACTGCGTGCAATGTTAGCAAAAATTTTAGCTGACATTACACCAGGCGATTTAAAATATGCGTTCTTTACAAACAGTGGAACTGAGAGTGTGGAAGCTGCTTTGAAGATTGCAAAAATGTCTAGCGATCGCACAACATTTATTGCAACAACTAAAGCTTTCCATGGTAAAAGCTTAGGTTCTTTATCTGGTACAGCTAAAGGTGTATTCCGTAAGCCGTTTCTGCCATTGATCCCAGGCTTCCGTCATGTACCATTTGGCGATATCGATATGATGAGAAAAACATTTGAATCTTGTGCATTTGTTGGTGAAGATGTAGCGGGAGTTATTTTAGAGCCAATTCAAGGGGAAGGTGGAATCATCATTCCACCAGCTAACTACTTGAAAGAAGTAAGAGCACTTTGTGATGAGTATGGCGCTGTCCTCATTTTTGATGAAGTACAAACAGGAATGGGACGTACAGGAAAAATGTTCGCAGCTGATCTATTCGAGGTAGAGCCGGATATCCTTTGTTTAGCAAAAGCATTCGGTGGCGGGGTAATGCCAGCTGGTGCCGTTGTAGCTAACGAAAAAGTATTCCAAAACCTATTCGACAATCCGTTCATGCACACAACGACTTTCGGCGGAAACCCGCTAGCTTGTGCGGCAGCAATTGCGACAATTGGTGTATTGCTTGAAGAAAACCTTCCAGAAAGAGCGGCTGAAGTTGGGGAATATTTCTTAAAAGGCTTAAAAGAAGCTGCACAAGGTCACGAAGACAAAGTCCTTGAAATCCGCGGCCAAGGCTTAATGATCGGAATTGAGTTCCACCAAGACGAAATCGGCTACGAAGTATCAAAAGGCATGTTTGATAAAGGCATCCTCGTTGCTGGAACACTAGTTAACTCGAAAACAATCCGTATCGAGCCACCATTGACAATTAGCTATGAAGAAGTAGACACAGTGATTCAATCATTTAAAGAAGTACTGGCAACAATGTAAGCATAAACAAAACCCCCTTATAAAAGCAAAATTAGCTTTTATAAGGGGGTTCTAACGATTAAGCTGTAAATCGTAACCCAGCGACTCCTATTAAAATAAAGATTAATGAAAATACTTGGATTTTGTTTAATTTTTCTTTAAACCAAAACAGACTGACGAGGGTGATTCCGGTGGTGCCGACTGCCGTCCACACGGCATAGGCGACGCCTGCTGGTAGTTCGGTCATGGCTTTGGATAGGCAGTAGAACGAGAAGAAAAATCCAACAACCATCACAACAATCGGCCATTTTTTCTTTGTACCATCCACGTATTTCATAGCAACGGTCGCAATGACTTCTTCGATTCCGGATAATATTAAAAAGCCCCAACTCATACGGATTCTCCTCCTGTTTGTTCTTCTTTTGGTCCAGTACCCATTTTCATTCCAATCACTCCTAGTAGTAGCAGCGATAAAAAGATTAGTTGTGTGATGGAGAAGGGTTCTCCTAAGTAAATACCCACAAAATACGTGCCGACCGTTCCGATTCCAACGAAAACGGTGTAGGCTGCTGCGAGTGGAAGCGTTTTGTATGAATAGATCAGCATAATAAAGCTAATGGCAATGAGCGTACCCACAATGATCCAATCCAGTGTAGAATCTGCATACTTGAGACCTGAAGCCCAAACAACTTCCAAAATACCTGCAGCAAAAACAATTAACCAATTCAATGTTAACACTCCTAATTCTTTAATGAATGACTGTCATTCATATTTGTTACAAAAGAGATAGAGCTGCCCTATTTGCTGCTCTTTCACTAAGTTTTTTAACGACTAGCTAACGAACGTTTTAAGAAAGAGAAGGTTTCCTCTTTAAAAGCCTCTAATTTGCTTTCATCTTCAGAGAAATAAAACCTTTCAGCACCACTTTCCATTAGACCAATAATCATTTTGGCTGTCCAGTTCACATTGATTCCTCTAACGATCTCCTGATTTGTTATTGCTTTTTCTAAAATCGTTTCAAGCCAGTAATAATAAGGCTGATAAATCGTTTCCCATTTTTCCATTGAATGATCGATAGCTAAGCCAGAGTAACAAAGAACGATCACCTCTTTATGTGTCTTTGTTAGCTTAAAGGTTTCATCGATCATAATGCGGATAATTTCCCAAAAGTTTTGTATGTTTTCCGTTCCTGTTTTAATTTCATGCAAAGTCACCGTTAATAGATTTTCTGCAATGGCAGGTATTAATGCTTTTTTGGACGGAAAATATAAATAGAATGTACCTTGGGCTACGCCCGCCATTTTTACGATATCGGAAATTGAAGTTTTATCAAGTCCTTTTTGAGAAATGGTACTAATAGCAGCCTGAAGGATTTTATTGTATTTACCATCTTTCACTTCTGTCATCCTCATTTTCCTCCCTTCTTTTCTGACTGACTGTCATTCATTTTATCACAGAATACTTTTGTTCGCAAGTTAGTCAAATTTTACATAAAAAATATAAAAAAATGGTTGCAGCGACCTATAAAATCATTATAATAAGATGCTGTGGGTAAACATTTAGTAATTAAATAGTAAACTTTATTAACTAGAAGTTTACTAATTATAAACAAAGCAAGAGGTCATGAAATGGATATTGGGAAAAAAATAAAAAATTTACGCTTAAAGAAGGGGTTAACGCAAGAGGAGCTTGGGGAACGGACGGATTTAAGCAAAGGGTATATTTCTCAGCTTGAGCGGGATTTAAGCTCTCCGTCCATTGAAACATTCTTTCATATTCTTGAAGTACTTGGCTGTTCACCGAAGGAGTTTTTTGATGAGCAAGCGAGAGAACAAAAAGTGGTGTATAACGAAGAGGATCAAACAGACTATTATGATGAAGAAAAGGGATACAACATTCAGTGGCTAGTACCTGAATCGAATGAGAAAGAAATGGAGCCTGTGAAATTAGTATTGCAAAAAGGTGGGGCATTTAAGGAGTTTGAGCCGTCTTTAGCAGAAACATTTGGTTATGTGCTCAAAGGAAGTGTTGTTATCCAATTAGGAAAGAGAACTTATTTTGCAAAAGCAGGCGAAGCGATTTATTTCCATGCTTCTGAGACGCATCAAATTATTAATGATTCCGATGGGCCATCGGAGTTAATTTTAACGGTAACAGAATCTTACTTGTAAACAATAGGGAGGTACACTATGAGTGAAAATGTAATTATTCGCTTTGATCAAGTGACAAAGCAATATGACAACGATACGGTTGTTCTCGATCATGTAAGCTTTGAAATTGAGCGAGGAAAGTTCTATACGCTTCTCGGTCCTTCTGGATGCGGGAAGACGACGATTTTACGCTTAATTGCTGGTTTTACTGAGGCATCAGAAGGGGATATTTTCTTTAATGGAAATCGGATTAATCATGTTCCAGCGAATAAACGTCAAGTCAATACGGTATTTCAAGATTATGCCTTATTTCCTCATTTAAATGTGTACGAAAATGTAGCTTTTGGCTTACGCATTAAAAAAATGAACCAAGCAGATATTGATCAAAAGGTAAAAGAGGCTTTGCGCTTTGTGAACTTAAATGGATATGAGAATCGTGAAATAACGGAAATGTCAGGAGGACAGCGTCAGCGTGTAGCGATTGCACGGGCGATTGTCAATGAGCCTGAAGTGATTTTGCTAGATGAACCGTTATCTGCTCTTGATCTAAAATTGCGTACGGAAATGCAGTATGAGCTTCGTGATTTACAGAAACGGCTCGGTATTACATTTATTTTTGTGACACATGATCAAGAAGAAGCACTAGCTATGTCTGATGAGATTTTTGTTTTAAATGAAGGAAAGATTCAGCAAAGTGGGACGCCGACAGATATTTATGACGAACCGATTAACCGATTTGTGGCTGATTTTATTGGGGAGTCTAATATTGTGCCGGGTAAAATGATCCGAGATTTTGAGGTGGAGTTTGCTGGAAAGATGTTTGAGTGTGTCGATCAGGGATTACACGCAAATGAACCAGTGGAAATTGTCATTCGGCCGGAGGATTTAGAGATTACCGATTGGAACCAAGGCAAGATTCAAGCGCGAGTTGTTTCCCAGCTTTTCCGTGGGGTTCATTATGAAATGCTTTGCTATGATGAGGAACAAAATGAATGGCTGGTGCATTCAACGAAAAAAGCAACGGTCGGTGATGCGATTGGACTGAATTTTGATCCAGAATCGATTCATGTTATGCGACTCGGTGAAACAGAAGAAGAGTTTGATAAACGACTAGAATCTTATGATGAGGTCAGCCATGAGAAATAAGACGCGTAGTTTATATTTATTTCCATATATTCTTTGGATTATCTTGTTTGTCGTTACTCCGATTCTGTTAGTCGTATACTATTCTTTCTTAGATTTAGATGGAAATTTTACTTTTGGAAATTATGAGAAGTTTTTCACCCCGGTTTATTTAAAAATGATTGCTAGTTCCTTCTGGTATGCTTTTTTAATTACGGGCTTTTGTTTGCTTGTCGCTTATCCTACTGCTTATATCATTACGAAGTCAAAGCATAAGCAACTGCTATTATTGCTTATTATTCTACCATCTTGGATTAACTTGCTGTTAAAGGCTTATGCTTTCATCGGTATTTTTGGTACTTATGGAGCGGCTAATAATTTCTTAGAATTGATCGGAATTGGAACGCAACAAATTTTGTTTACAGACTTTAGCTTTATTTTTGTGTCTGTTTACATTTTTATTCCGTTTATGATTTTGCCGATCTTTAATGCGTTAGATAAGATGAACCCAACATTAATAGATGCCTCACGTGATCTTGGAGCTTCCGCTTGGACAGCGTTTCGCAAAGTGGTATTTCCACTGACGATAGACGGAGTGAAGTCAGGGATACAAGCTGTTTTTATTCCGGCCTTGTCGCTGTTTATGATCACTCGTTTGATCGCCGGAAACCGTGTGATTACGCTCGGAACTGCGATCGAACAACATTTTCTTGTCACGCAAGACTGGGGAATGGGTTCAGCCATTGCCGTATTCTTAATTATCACAATGGTGGTTATCATGTTGATGACCAGCACGAGAAAGCGGGGGACTTTATAATATGAAGAAAAACACCGCTTGGTCAAAGGCTTATTTAATTTTTATGTTTGTCGTTCTTTATGCACCTATTTTCTACTTAATGTTCTACTCGTTTAATAGCGGTGGGACGATGAATGATTTTGAAAGCTTTACATTAGATTGGTATAAGGAATTATTTCAAGATACACGTTTGTTGATTATTGTGTTAAATACGATTATTATCGCTCTTTTATCCGCAGCTATTTCCACGGTTATCGGGGTGCTTGGAGCTATAGCGATCGTGTCTATGAAAAAGCGGATCGTTCAAAATACGTTGCTCTCATTTAATAATGTTTTAATCGTTAGTCCCGATGTTATTATCGGTGCGTCGTTTTTAATTTTATTTACGATGCTTGGTATTAAGCTTGGCTTTATGTCTGTGCTGTTATCGCATATTGCCTTTTCCATTCCGATTGTGGTCATCATGGTGTTGCCAAAGCTGCAAGGGATGAGCACATCGTTAATTGACGCGGCTCGTGATTTAGGGGCCAGTCAATGGGATGTATTTTCAAAAGTCATTTTACCGTATATTTCACCGGGAGTTTTTGCAGGTTTCTTTCTTGCCTTGACTTATTCTCTGGATGATTTCGCTGTGACGTTCTTTGTAACGGGAAATGGCTTTAGTACATTATCAGTTGAGATATATTCATTGGCTCGCCGCGGAATTTCTTTAAATATTAATGCTTTATCGACATTGTTATTCTTATTAACAGTCATTCTTGTGCTTGGCTATTACTTTATTACTCAAAGAAATAATCGATCAACTGGATGGGGGGCACGAAAATGAATAAATTAATTCGTGGTCTAATCGCCGTTTTGGCTATTGCCTTTATCCTTATGTATATCGTTTCTCGACTTAATGCTTCGACGGGGCAAACAGCAGGTAATACACTGACCGTTTATAACTGGGGTGATTACATTGATCCAGATTTAATCACGCAATTTGAAAAAGAAACAGGTATTAAAGTGATCTATGAAACGTTTGACTCGAACGAGGCAATGATGACGAAAATTGAACAAGGTGGAACAGCTTACGATATTGCCATTCCATCTGAGTATGCCATCGATAAAATGAAAAAAAATGATCTGCTGATCCCAGTAGATCATAGTCAATTGCCTAATTTAAAAAATATTGATCCGCGCTTTATGGATTTAGCATTTGATGAAGGAAATAAGTATTCCATCCCATACTTTTGGGGAACAGTTGGCATTCTTTATAATAAAGATTTAATGGATGGAAAGAAGATTACTGCTTGGAATGATTTATGGGATGAAAGCTATAAAAATGATGTGTTTTTAGTAGATGGAGCTCGTGAAGTCATCGGTATGGGCTTAAATACATTAGGCTATTCATTAAATGATACAAATAAAGAACATCTAATAGAAGCGAAGGAAAAACTAGATGAGCTTACACCAAACGTAAAAGCGATTGTTGGAGATGAAATTCAGTTACTGATGTCAAATAACGAAGCGAAAATTGGCGTCGTTTGGTCTGGTACCGCTGCTGATGTTATGTCTGAAAATGATAGTTTAGAATATGTTATACCAGAAGAAGGCTCGAATCTTTGGTTTGATAATATGGTCATTCCAAAAACGTCGAAAAA
Proteins encoded in this region:
- a CDS encoding Glu/Leu/Phe/Val family dehydrogenase; the protein is METKSQITKMKDQKLKEEKNPQLEFQAILKQAIELLGYSDEVFEFFREPMRFLEVSIPVKMDSGVTQIFRGYRAQHNDACGPTKGGIRFHPEVNPDEVKALAGWMSLKCGVNGLPYGGAKGGIVCEPRNMSMNELERLSRGYVRAVSQLVGPTKDIPAPDMYTNSQIMAWMLDEYDHIREFDSPGFITGKPLVLGGSEGRETATSKGVLYTLEIMSELKNMPLEGLKVIVQGFGNVGGYLAHFLHEMGVKVVGIADALGAIYDPEGLDIPYLLERRDSFGIVTGLFDNVITNEELLEKECDVLIPAAIGGVITEENADRINCKFIVEAANGPTTKEAIQILDQRGISVVPDILANSGGVIVSYFEWCQNNQGFYWTKEVVEERLKEKIHASFLNIQQTSERFGVSMKIAAYMEGISKMTEASRLRGWINF
- a CDS encoding sigma 54-interacting transcriptional regulator, with amino-acid sequence MEDQTNDDDIDVSGIKEPYVFITEQNKLISYVHLKSNRLAHKGRIKFQTLMNESVSIDKIYQVNKTISLPVIFQVIGELLTIILNDQGEPIGYLKREELLAELFKQEDQSVNLIQTLLTSIPMGMFVVDREKNIINCNDAGLKMIKSTSEKVMNQSAQSIFHAAHIESVFATGKTVLNQVQLTDEMGVLLDYCPILNQDHEIEGMLIVVQDIPKIEEMAMEIEDIKNLNTDLNAILSTIYDEILVVNHKGELIRYSENIIPDFWGTDLQELLGKNLSQLEEQGLFSPSVTRLVLERKKKVSIVQEAKNGRKVLAVGNPVFNEKGEIDRIIVASRDITETTRLKSELKEIKKISEQYKKELDSFKNQDRTLKKLMYRSPKMEKIVMQVKKIAEFSSTVLITGESGSGKEVIAQAIHQLGRRSHKPFLKLNCGAIPENLLESELFGYSKGAFTGADKEGKDGYFKMADQGVLFLDEIGEMPLHLQVKLLRVLQEQEVIPVGSTVAEKVDVQIIAATNKKLEKMVEQGTFREDLFYRLNVIPVHIPPLRERTEDISVLAFHFLQQLNDKYDKNFHLTPDAVNVLEFYSWPGNVRELQNIIERLVVSSDESTIDAEFVSQFLSLGYDFKKSKPIITRVIPLQEALDDVEEQLITLAMKQYKTTTKAAKALGVSQSSVSRKYQKIMEKKNPLYMN
- a CDS encoding aldehyde dehydrogenase family protein, whose protein sequence is MLDTQKQATTKGEKTLDLKMHINGEWKDGSDNKTREVINPATGEVIAHAAEGTVEDARQAIAVAKATFESGVWSDLPTVERAAYLYKIADKIDEKAEELAQLETMNNGKPLREAGFDMGDAAACFRYYAGMITQPDGQTYHVADPMQAMVVREPVGVCGLIVPWNFPLLMSVWKIAPALAAGNTVVFKPSEVTPVTPTKLIEIIEEAGVPKGVINMVHGAGPVVGNEIAAHKDVDMVSFTGGTKTGKHIMKTAADTMKKISLELGGKSPNIIFADADFEVAVDYALFGIYCGAGQVCSAGSRILVEESIYDKFVERFVERAKQIQVGSGLDEETEMGPLVSKQHMEKVLGYIEIGKEEGARLVCGGERLTENGLENGYFVAPTVFADTTQDMRIVQEEIFGPVVAIQKFSNEEEAIRLANGTDYGLAGAVFTIDGAKAMRVIKKLRAGITWINSYHPTYNEAPWGGYKQSGVGRSLGTFGLEEFQEIKQININMQVEETGWFKN
- a CDS encoding putrescine aminotransferase; the protein is MTTELKNTVNNEQQVSEYINKVLSMIEKEEVTQEEAQWVIKETVDGFRDHVNPGFLAYRKTVTEGGQFAAVEWSDGGSCFKDINGKTYIDCLGGFGIYNVGHRNPKVVKAVTDQLNRQALHSQDLLDPLRAMLAKILADITPGDLKYAFFTNSGTESVEAALKIAKMSSDRTTFIATTKAFHGKSLGSLSGTAKGVFRKPFLPLIPGFRHVPFGDIDMMRKTFESCAFVGEDVAGVILEPIQGEGGIIIPPANYLKEVRALCDEYGAVLIFDEVQTGMGRTGKMFAADLFEVEPDILCLAKAFGGGVMPAGAVVANEKVFQNLFDNPFMHTTTFGGNPLACAAAIATIGVLLEENLPERAAEVGEYFLKGLKEAAQGHEDKVLEIRGQGLMIGIEFHQDEIGYEVSKGMFDKGILVAGTLVNSKTIRIEPPLTISYEEVDTVIQSFKEVLATM
- a CDS encoding multidrug efflux SMR transporter; translated protein: MSWGFLILSGIEEVIATVAMKYVDGTKKKWPIVVMVVGFFFSFYCLSKAMTELPAGVAYAVWTAVGTTGITLVSLFWFKEKLNKIQVFSLIFILIGVAGLRFTA
- a CDS encoding multidrug efflux SMR transporter produces the protein MNWLIVFAAGILEVVWASGLKYADSTLDWIIVGTLIAISFIMLIYSYKTLPLAAAYTVFVGIGTVGTYFVGIYLGEPFSITQLIFLSLLLLGVIGMKMGTGPKEEQTGGESV
- a CDS encoding TetR family transcriptional regulator, yielding MTEVKDGKYNKILQAAISTISQKGLDKTSISDIVKMAGVAQGTFYLYFPSKKALIPAIAENLLTVTLHEIKTGTENIQNFWEIIRIMIDETFKLTKTHKEVIVLCYSGLAIDHSMEKWETIYQPYYYWLETILEKAITNQEIVRGINVNWTAKMIIGLMESGAERFYFSEDESKLEAFKEETFSFLKRSLASR
- a CDS encoding XRE family transcriptional regulator, with the translated sequence MDIGKKIKNLRLKKGLTQEELGERTDLSKGYISQLERDLSSPSIETFFHILEVLGCSPKEFFDEQAREQKVVYNEEDQTDYYDEEKGYNIQWLVPESNEKEMEPVKLVLQKGGAFKEFEPSLAETFGYVLKGSVVIQLGKRTYFAKAGEAIYFHASETHQIINDSDGPSELILTVTESYL